A DNA window from Aquarana catesbeiana isolate 2022-GZ linkage group LG01, ASM4218655v1, whole genome shotgun sequence contains the following coding sequences:
- the LOC141107055 gene encoding LOW QUALITY PROTEIN: elongation factor 1-delta-like (The sequence of the model RefSeq protein was modified relative to this genomic sequence to represent the inferred CDS: inserted 1 base in 1 codon; deleted 2 bases in 1 codon), which translates to MAATCLSTEKIWFDKYKYDDAERQYYEGLSKAGTNAHIQAQQEDGASTILRDIARARENIQKSLAGSTAAAPNSNGDSGDLQARVANLEHENQHLHKVVEDLQLAISKLESRIGVLEKNATSEKVELKPPPVCKFPAPQPGRTLPPRPAPELKKEEDDDDDDDDIDLFGSDDEEEDAEAERIREERLNXYAEKKSKKPGLIAKSSILLDVNPWDDETDMAKLEECVRSVQMDGLLWGSSKLVPVGYGIKKLQIQCVVEDDKVGTDILEEITKFEDYVQSVDIAAFNKI; encoded by the exons atggcagctactTGCTTGAGCACA GAGAAGATCTGGTTTGACAAATACAAGTATGATGATGCAGAGAGACAGTATTATGAAGGCCTGAGCAAGGCCGGAACCAACGCTCACATCCAGGCACAGCAGGAGGACGGAGCAAGCACAATCCTCAGGGACATTGCCAGAGCCAGGGAGAATATCCAGAAATCGCTCGCCGGAAGCACAGCCGCAGCCCCCAACAGCAACGGAGACAGCGGTGACCTCCAGGCCCGGGTCGCCAATCTAGAACACGAGAACCAGCATTTACATAAAGTGGTGGAGGATCTGCAGCTCGCTATCTCCAAGCTGGAAAGTCGGATCGGTGTGCTGGAGAAAAATGCTACCTCAGAAAAAGTGGAATTAAAACCCCCGCCTGTGTGCAAGTTTCCAGCCCCACAACCCGGCAGAACTCTTCCTCCCAGACCTGCTCCTGAACTCAAGAAAGAGGAGGACGATGACGACGATGATGATGATATTGACTTGTTCGGCAGCGATGATGAGGAGGAAGATGCAGAAGCTGAGAGAATCAGAGAAGAAAGACTAA AGTATGCAGAGAAGAAATCCAAGAAGCCAGGACTCATTGCCAAGTCCTCCATCTTGCTGGACGTGAATCCATGGGATGACGAGACAGACATGGCGAAGTTGGAGGAATGCGTTCGCTCCGTTCAGATGGACGGTCTGCTGTGGGGCTCCTCCAAGCTGGTTCCTGTGGGCTACGGAATCAAGAAGCTGCAGATACAGTGCGTGGTGGAAGATGACAAAGTGGGCACCGATATCCTGGAGGAGATCACCAAGTTTGAAGACTATGTGCAGAGTGTGGACATTGCAGCATTCAACAAGATCTAA